In Ramlibacter sp., the sequence GGCTGCCATCCAGGGCAGCCAGCCGGGCGTGTCCAGCGTGTCGTCGGGGCGTGCCGCGCCCGCGGGCTTGAAGTAGTTGGCGCGCTCCCAGCCGTTCTTGCTGCCGAACTCGGCCCCCTTGTCCAGCAGCAGGTCATACAGCGGCGAAGTGCGCAGCGGCCGCGCGGTTTGCAGCTCCTGCCTTGGCCAGCGCATGGCGTAGTGCAGGCCCAGGGTCTCGCCCGTGCGCTCGGACAGGGCACGGCGGTTGCCAGTGAAGCGGCCAAAGCGGCGGATGTCCACTTCCCACAAATCCATGCTGGGCTCGCCGCCCACGATCCACTCGGCCATCAGCCGGCCCGCGCCGCCGCTGTTGGCAATGCCGGCGGAGTTGAAGCCGGCGCAGACAAAGTAATTGCGCAGCTCGGGCGCTTCGCCCAGGATGAAGTTGCCGTCGGGCGTGAAACTCTCGGGCCCGTTGAGCAGCATCTTGATCTCGGCCGTCTCCAGGCACGGGGTTCGATGCATGGCGTTGGTCATGAGGATCTCGAACTGGTCCCAGTCCTCGCCCAGCAGCTCGAACTGGAAGGTGCTGGGGATCGGGTCCATCTTCCAGGGCTTGGCCCGGGGCTCAAAGCCGCCCATGACCAGGCCGCCGACTTCTTCCTTGTAGTAGATGTAGCCGTCGGGGTCGCGCATCACCGGCAGCATGGGGTGCACACCGGGAATCCTTCCGGTCACGATGTAGAAATGCTCGGCCGAATACAGCGGCACATTCACGCCCGCCAGCGCGCCAAACTGGCGCGCCCACTGGCCGGCGCAGTTGACCAGCGTCTCGCAGCGCACCTCGCCCTGGGCGGTGCGCACGCCCACGGCGTGCCCGCCTTCGGTGATCACGCCGGTGACCTCCACGCCTTCCACCATCTTCACGCCGCGGTGGCGCGCGCCCCTGGCCAGCGACATGCACAGATCGGCCGGGTTGGCCTTGCCGTCGCCGGGCAGCCAGATGGCGCCGGCCAGGTCGTCAATGCGCATGATGGGGTACTTGTCGCCGGCCTCGGCCGGCGAGATCTCGTGGCATTCCACGCCAAAGCTGTGGGCCAGCGCCACCTGCTTGCGCAGCACCTTCATGCGCTCGGGCGTGCGTGCCACGTTCACGCTGCCGCACTGCTTCCAGCCCGTGGCCAGGCCGGTCTCGTGCTCCAGCGCCGCATACAGCTCGATGCCATAGCGGCTCATGGCCGTCATGCTGCGGTTGGGGCGCATCTGCCCCACCAGGCCCGCAGCGTGCCAGGTGGTGCCGCTGGTCAGCTTGCCCTGTTCGAGCAACAGCACGTCGGTGCGGCCCAGCCGTGCCAGGTGGTAGGCCACCGAGCAGCCCACAATGCCACCGCCCACGATGATGATCTGTGCCTGCGAGGGAAGTGCCATGGCCTTATCCGAGCCTCAGGGCCATCACGCCCGCCACTATGACGCCGGTGCCCAGGGCACGCCGCGGCGTGAAGGCCTCCTTGAGCAGCCAGGTGCCCAGCAGCGAGGCAAACAGCACCGAGGTTTCGCGCAGCGCCGCCACGGTGGCCACCGGGGCCTGGGTCATCGCCCACAGGGCGATGCCATAGGAGCCGAACGACGCCATGGCCGCGCCCGCAGCCACCGGCGCGCGGGCCCGGGCATAGGGCCAGGCCACGGCCATGCCGCGGCGGTGCAGGACCAGCAGGGCAAACGGCCAGCCGTCCAGCACAAACAGCGCGATCACGTACTGCCAGGACTGCCCGCCCGCCGCCACGGTGGCGCGCACGCCCAGTGCGTCGACCACGGTGTAGACCGCGATGACCACCGCATTGGCCAGCGCAAAACCCACGGCCTTGGGGGTCTGCAGGGCATGGCGGCTCAGGCCGAGCGCGAGCACGCCGCAGCAGATGCCCAGCACCCCGGCCCAGGCCAGGGGGCTCAGGGTCTCGCCCAGTGTCACGGACGCCGACAGGGCCACCAGCAGCGGCGCCGTGCCCCGCATCAGCGGATAGGTCAGCCCGAGGTCGCCGTGCTTGTAGGCACCGGTGAGCGCGGTGTAGTAGCCGATGTGGATCACCGTCGAGGCGGCAATGAAGGGCCAGGCTGCCGCCGGCGGCCAGCCAGACAGCAGCACCAGTGGCACCGCCATGAATGAGCCCAGCAGGTGGATCACCGCCGTGTCCAGCGCCTTGTCGGTGCTGGACTTGACCAGGGCGTTCCAGCTGGCGTGGAGCAGGGCGCCGGTCAGCACCGCCGCCACCACGCCCCAGGTCAGGCTCATGCGGGGATCGCGCAGCGTTGGGCGCGGCCCAGGAAATGCGCCAGTGAAGGGGTCGTCAGCCCGCCCACCTTGGCCAGGTCGTCCCAGACGCGCAGGCGCACCGCGGCCGGTGCGCCCGGCATCCGGATGAAATTCTCGGCCTGCCCCGGGGAATAGATGCCGCCCTGCAGCGCCAGCGAGCGCTTGGAGTCGTCGGACAGGGCCGCGAAATAATCTGGCCGGGTGGCGCAGAGGTAGCGCTTGGCGTCCACGTGCAGCTTGATGGGGTCGACCACGCCATCGCCAAACAGGCTGCGCAGGACCGGCAGCGCGCGGTACTGGTGAACGTCGTCCACCCCCTGCAGCGTGGGCGTGGCGCCCAGGTTGTGCAGCAGATGGCCCAGGTCGTGCAGCAGGGCGGCGGTCACGAGTTCATCGTCGGCGCCATCGCGCTCCGCCAGCATCGCGCACTGCAGCGCGTGTTCGAGCTGGGTCACCGGCTCGCCCGTGTACTGCTCGGTGCCGCGTTCATCAAACAGGCGCTCCAGATCCGTCAGCGTCAGAGCCATGGCAGCGAATAGGTCTTGAGGTTGGTGAAACTCTTCATGGCTTCCTGCACGCCTTCCTTGTAGCCCAGGCCCGAATCCTTGATGCCGCCAAACGGCGTCAGCTCGAGCCGGTAGCCCGGCACCTCGCGCACATTCACCGTGCCGACCTGCAGCTCGCTGACGAAGCGCGTGATGTAGTCCAGCCGGTTGGTGCACACCGAGCTGGAGAGGCCGTAGGCCGTGCCGTTGGAAATGCGGATGGCGTCGTCAATGTCCCTGAAGCGGATGACGGGCGACACAGGGCCAAAGGTTTCCTCGAGCGCCACGGCCATGCGCGGGTCCACATTGTCCAGCACCGTGGGCGCGTACAGCGCACCCCGGCGCTGGTTGCCCGCGAGCAGCTTCGCGCCCTGGGCCACGGCCTCGCTGACGCGGGCCTCGAACAGGCTCGCGGCCGCTTCGTCAATCACGGTCCCCATGTCGTTGCCCGGATCCATCGGGTCGCCATGTTTCCAGGCCCGGGTCTTGTCCACCACCAGCTCCACAAAGCGCGGGGCCACGGCTTCATGCACCAGCAGGCGCTTGACGGCGGTGCAGCGCTGGCCCGAATTCTTGTAGCTGCCCTGCACGGCCAGCGTGGAGGCTTCGTCCAGGTCGGCGTCTTCCATCACGATGATGGGGTCGTTGCCGCCCAGCTCCAGCACCATGCGGCGGTAGCCGGCCTTGCCAGCGATGTACTTGCCAATGGCCACGCCGCCCGTGAAGGTGACCAGGTCCACATGCTCGTTGGTGATCAGCTCGTCGGCGATCTCGCGCGGATCGCCGGTGACCACGCTGAGCATTTCCGGCGGCAGCCCGGCCTCATAAAGAATGTCGGCAAACAGGATGGCCGAGAACGGCACCTTCTCCGAGGGCTTGAGCACCATGCGGTTGTTGGTGGCAATGCTGGGCACCACCTTGTGGGCCACCTGGTTCATGGGGTGGTTGAAGGGCGTAATGGCCGTGATCACGCCCAGCAGCGGCGAGCGCTGGGTGTAGACACGGCGCTTCTTGCCGTGGGGCGTGAGGTCGCAGCTGAAGATCTGGCCGTCGTCCTTGAGCACCTCATTGGCACCGAACAGCAGCACGTCACTGACCCGGCCCGCTTCATACCGGGCGTCCTTGAGGCACAGGCCTGCCTCGGCCGTGATCAGGTGGGCCACTTCATCCATCCGCTGGCCGATCAGGGCCGCCGCCTTGTTCAGAATGGCCGCGCGCTCGAAGCGCGTGAGCACCGGCCGGCAGGCGTGGGCGGTGGCAAAGGTCTGGCGCACCTCGTCCAGCGTGGCCTTGGGCACGGTGCCGATCTGCCCGCCGGTGTAGGGGTTGAAGACGGCGATGTGGCGCTCGCGCCCCGCGCCGACCTTGCGGCCGGCCAGGCGCATCGCGTCCAGGGCGTGGTCGCGGATGTACTGCTCGATCATGGGCCGCCCCTATTGCGCGTAGTTGAGCGCGAGGTCGAACGCGTCAAAGTTGCGCAGCCGCCGCGTGGCGTCCAGCCCCGGCAGCTTGCGGTTGAGGATCAGCGGCACGCGCTGCTCGCTGATGCCGCCGTGCGAGCGCAGCGGCGCGTCCAGGCCCGAGAGGTCGTGGCGCGAGGCCGAGGTGCCGATCACGGTGAAGCGGCCCGACACGCAGACGATGTCGCCGATGCGGTCGGCCGGCAGCTCGAAGCGCCGCGCCGCCGCGTCACGGGTGAGCACG encodes:
- a CDS encoding FAD-dependent oxidoreductase, whose product is MALPSQAQIIIVGGGIVGCSVAYHLARLGRTDVLLLEQGKLTSGTTWHAAGLVGQMRPNRSMTAMSRYGIELYAALEHETGLATGWKQCGSVNVARTPERMKVLRKQVALAHSFGVECHEISPAEAGDKYPIMRIDDLAGAIWLPGDGKANPADLCMSLARGARHRGVKMVEGVEVTGVITEGGHAVGVRTAQGEVRCETLVNCAGQWARQFGALAGVNVPLYSAEHFYIVTGRIPGVHPMLPVMRDPDGYIYYKEEVGGLVMGGFEPRAKPWKMDPIPSTFQFELLGEDWDQFEILMTNAMHRTPCLETAEIKMLLNGPESFTPDGNFILGEAPELRNYFVCAGFNSAGIANSGGAGRLMAEWIVGGEPSMDLWEVDIRRFGRFTGNRRALSERTGETLGLHYAMRWPRQELQTARPLRTSPLYDLLLDKGAEFGSKNGWERANYFKPAGAARPDDTLDTPGWLPWMAAEQKATRETVALYDQTSFSKLLLQGRDALALLQRLCANEMDVPVGKMVYTPMLNARGGIESDLTVMRQAPDRFLIVTGSAQTVRDFDWISRHLQPDDHAVLTDVSALYSVLSVMGPKARALMARVSPDDLSPEGLKFSGTREIDLGHARVRAARMSYVGGPGFELYVPIEMARHVYLALQAAGQDLGLRDAGYYALDALRIEQGRRAWGAELGPDETPWEAGLAFSVKLDKPADFIGKAALLASQGQPLRKKLVTLVFEDAAAFAWGGEPIRLGDDTVGEISSVGWSPLAGACVALGYVRGAGANQPHNGTPAQVGLWGQPVAVRLFDRWPVPPAP
- a CDS encoding EamA family transporter, with protein sequence MSLTWGVVAAVLTGALLHASWNALVKSSTDKALDTAVIHLLGSFMAVPLVLLSGWPPAAAWPFIAASTVIHIGYYTALTGAYKHGDLGLTYPLMRGTAPLLVALSASVTLGETLSPLAWAGVLGICCGVLALGLSRHALQTPKAVGFALANAVVIAVYTVVDALGVRATVAAGGQSWQYVIALFVLDGWPFALLVLHRRGMAVAWPYARARAPVAAGAAMASFGSYGIALWAMTQAPVATVAALRETSVLFASLLGTWLLKEAFTPRRALGTGVIVAGVMALRLG
- a CDS encoding phosphohydrolase produces the protein MALTLTDLERLFDERGTEQYTGEPVTQLEHALQCAMLAERDGADDELVTAALLHDLGHLLHNLGATPTLQGVDDVHQYRALPVLRSLFGDGVVDPIKLHVDAKRYLCATRPDYFAALSDDSKRSLALQGGIYSPGQAENFIRMPGAPAAVRLRVWDDLAKVGGLTTPSLAHFLGRAQRCAIPA
- the phnY gene encoding phosphonoacetaldehyde dehydrogenase, which encodes MIEQYIRDHALDAMRLAGRKVGAGRERHIAVFNPYTGGQIGTVPKATLDEVRQTFATAHACRPVLTRFERAAILNKAAALIGQRMDEVAHLITAEAGLCLKDARYEAGRVSDVLLFGANEVLKDDGQIFSCDLTPHGKKRRVYTQRSPLLGVITAITPFNHPMNQVAHKVVPSIATNNRMVLKPSEKVPFSAILFADILYEAGLPPEMLSVVTGDPREIADELITNEHVDLVTFTGGVAIGKYIAGKAGYRRMVLELGGNDPIIVMEDADLDEASTLAVQGSYKNSGQRCTAVKRLLVHEAVAPRFVELVVDKTRAWKHGDPMDPGNDMGTVIDEAAASLFEARVSEAVAQGAKLLAGNQRRGALYAPTVLDNVDPRMAVALEETFGPVSPVIRFRDIDDAIRISNGTAYGLSSSVCTNRLDYITRFVSELQVGTVNVREVPGYRLELTPFGGIKDSGLGYKEGVQEAMKSFTNLKTYSLPWL